The Athene noctua chromosome 3, bAthNoc1.hap1.1, whole genome shotgun sequence genome includes a region encoding these proteins:
- the PRPF18 gene encoding pre-mRNA-splicing factor 18 isoform X1: MDVLRREISRKRRHLEENELVGGSKKYFKRSELAKKEEEAYFQRCGYKPVNEKPPGEVQQQEEEEKPLTSSNPVLELELAEEKLPMTLSRQEVIRRLRERGEPIRLFGETDYDAFQRLRKIEILAPEVNKGLRNDLKAALDKIDQQYLNEIVGGQEAGDDDSQNDLKVHEENTTIEELEALGESLGRGDDHYDMDIITKFLKFLLGVWAKELNAREDYVKRGVQGKLNSATQKQTESYLRPLFRKLRKRTLPADIKESITDIIKFMLQREYVKANDAYLQMAIGNAPWPIGVTMVGIHARTGREKIFSKHVAHVLNDETQRKYIQGLKRLMTICQKHFPTDPSKCVEYNAL; encoded by the exons ATGGACGTCCTGAGGCGCGAGATCAGCCGGAAGCGGCGGCACCTGGAGGAGAACGAGCTCGTAGGG ggaagtaagaaatattttaaacgCAGTGAGTTAgctaaaaaagaagaagaggCCTACTTTCAGAGATGCGGCTACAAG CCTGTAAATGAGAAGCCACCTGGAGAG GTACaacagcaagaggaggaggagaaaccACTGACTTCATCAAATCCAGTGCTGGAACTTGAACTGGCAGAAGAAAAGTTACCAATGACCCTTTCCAGACAGGAG GTTATCAGGAGGTTACGAGAGAGAGGTGAGCCAATCAGGCTCTTTGGAGAAACAGATTATGACGCATTTCAACGTCTGAGGAAGATAGAAATTCTTGCACCTGAAGTGAACAAG GGCCTGAGAAATGACCTGAAGGCTGCTTTGGATAAGATTGACCAACAGTATCTGAACGAAATTGTAGGCGGCCAAGAAGCAGGAGACGACGACTCACAGAATGACTTGAAAGTCCACGAGGAGAATACTACTATTGAAGAACTGGAA GCTTTGGGAGAATCCTTAGGACGGGGTGATGATCACTATGATATGGACATCATAACAAAGTTCTTGAAG TTTCTTCTTGGAGTTTGGGCAAAGGAGCTGAATGCCAGAGAAGACTACGTGAAGCGGGGAGTACAAGGGAAGCTGAACAGTGCCACTCAGAAGCAGACAGAATCGTACCTGAGGCCACTCTTCAGAAAACTTCGGAAAAGG ACACTTCCTGCAGACATCAAAGAATCAATAACGGATATTATCAAATTCATGTTGCAAAGAGAATATGTGAAG GCAAATGATGCCTATCTTCAGATGGCTATTGGAAACGCTCCCTGGCCCATCGGTGTCACTATGGTTGGCATCCACGCTCGGACGGGTCGCGAAAAGATTTTCTCCAAGCACGTAGCCCACGTTCTCAACGATGAAACTCAAAGGAAGTATATTCAG GGGCTGAAGAGGCTCATGACCATTTGCCAGAAGCACTTCCCAACAGACCCGTCGAAATGTGTGGAGTACAACGCTTTATGA
- the PRPF18 gene encoding pre-mRNA-splicing factor 18 isoform X2, with translation MDVLRREISRKRRHLEENELVGGSKKYFKRSELAKKEEEAYFQRCGYKVQQQEEEEKPLTSSNPVLELELAEEKLPMTLSRQEVIRRLRERGEPIRLFGETDYDAFQRLRKIEILAPEVNKGLRNDLKAALDKIDQQYLNEIVGGQEAGDDDSQNDLKVHEENTTIEELEALGESLGRGDDHYDMDIITKFLKFLLGVWAKELNAREDYVKRGVQGKLNSATQKQTESYLRPLFRKLRKRTLPADIKESITDIIKFMLQREYVKANDAYLQMAIGNAPWPIGVTMVGIHARTGREKIFSKHVAHVLNDETQRKYIQGLKRLMTICQKHFPTDPSKCVEYNAL, from the exons ATGGACGTCCTGAGGCGCGAGATCAGCCGGAAGCGGCGGCACCTGGAGGAGAACGAGCTCGTAGGG ggaagtaagaaatattttaaacgCAGTGAGTTAgctaaaaaagaagaagaggCCTACTTTCAGAGATGCGGCTACAAG GTACaacagcaagaggaggaggagaaaccACTGACTTCATCAAATCCAGTGCTGGAACTTGAACTGGCAGAAGAAAAGTTACCAATGACCCTTTCCAGACAGGAG GTTATCAGGAGGTTACGAGAGAGAGGTGAGCCAATCAGGCTCTTTGGAGAAACAGATTATGACGCATTTCAACGTCTGAGGAAGATAGAAATTCTTGCACCTGAAGTGAACAAG GGCCTGAGAAATGACCTGAAGGCTGCTTTGGATAAGATTGACCAACAGTATCTGAACGAAATTGTAGGCGGCCAAGAAGCAGGAGACGACGACTCACAGAATGACTTGAAAGTCCACGAGGAGAATACTACTATTGAAGAACTGGAA GCTTTGGGAGAATCCTTAGGACGGGGTGATGATCACTATGATATGGACATCATAACAAAGTTCTTGAAG TTTCTTCTTGGAGTTTGGGCAAAGGAGCTGAATGCCAGAGAAGACTACGTGAAGCGGGGAGTACAAGGGAAGCTGAACAGTGCCACTCAGAAGCAGACAGAATCGTACCTGAGGCCACTCTTCAGAAAACTTCGGAAAAGG ACACTTCCTGCAGACATCAAAGAATCAATAACGGATATTATCAAATTCATGTTGCAAAGAGAATATGTGAAG GCAAATGATGCCTATCTTCAGATGGCTATTGGAAACGCTCCCTGGCCCATCGGTGTCACTATGGTTGGCATCCACGCTCGGACGGGTCGCGAAAAGATTTTCTCCAAGCACGTAGCCCACGTTCTCAACGATGAAACTCAAAGGAAGTATATTCAG GGGCTGAAGAGGCTCATGACCATTTGCCAGAAGCACTTCCCAACAGACCCGTCGAAATGTGTGGAGTACAACGCTTTATGA